One window from the genome of Acinetobacter sp. LoGeW2-3 encodes:
- a CDS encoding lytic murein transglycosylase: MQRLALFLGSIVLAASQANAELIINGQRVNASELPSSPSVYTPSSSSFQNCLAGLKSQALAKGVYTASYDRYTQNLTPDYSVIEKLNYQPEFSTPIWDYLSGLVDEERVQQGRQKLQQHGDVLNRVSAAYGIPAETVVAVWGVESNYGDISGKYPLLQALGTLSCEGRRQSYFRGEFFTTMKLLQRGDVYENQLKGSWAGAFGHTQFMPSTYDELAVDFDGDGRRDLVGSVPDALASTANFLKKRGWQTGQPWGFEVKLPSGVSTAGESRTNKKPLSHWMERGLVRADGSSLLQANLSESSQAGLIAPAGQNGPVFLVFKNFDAIYSYNAAESYALAIAHLSDRLQGKGNFLTAWPTEDPGTSRAERREIQQFLLSKDYDIGEADGLIGDKTRQAIQQEQMRLGLNPTGRAGQQILKAFRAEKARNMLR, translated from the coding sequence ATGCAACGGCTTGCACTTTTTCTTGGCTCAATCGTTTTGGCTGCCTCTCAGGCAAATGCTGAACTGATTATTAATGGACAGCGTGTAAACGCGTCAGAATTGCCTTCGAGTCCGAGCGTCTATACGCCGAGTTCCAGCTCATTTCAAAATTGTCTGGCTGGGTTGAAATCCCAGGCATTGGCTAAGGGTGTCTATACAGCGTCTTATGATCGCTATACGCAAAATCTCACGCCTGATTATTCCGTGATTGAAAAACTCAACTATCAGCCTGAATTTTCAACGCCGATTTGGGATTATCTGTCTGGTCTGGTGGATGAAGAACGGGTGCAGCAGGGCCGTCAGAAATTACAGCAGCATGGTGATGTGTTAAATCGCGTCAGCGCTGCTTATGGTATTCCAGCGGAAACGGTGGTGGCAGTCTGGGGTGTGGAAAGTAATTATGGGGATATTTCCGGTAAATATCCTTTATTACAGGCGCTTGGTACTTTGAGCTGTGAAGGTCGTCGCCAAAGCTATTTCCGTGGTGAGTTCTTTACCACTATGAAACTGTTGCAGCGCGGTGATGTCTATGAAAATCAACTGAAAGGTTCATGGGCAGGGGCATTTGGTCATACTCAGTTTATGCCATCAACCTATGATGAACTAGCGGTCGATTTTGATGGGGATGGTCGTCGTGATCTGGTGGGCAGTGTTCCGGATGCATTAGCTTCTACCGCCAATTTCCTGAAAAAACGCGGCTGGCAAACGGGTCAGCCGTGGGGCTTTGAAGTCAAACTGCCTTCTGGTGTTTCAACCGCTGGTGAAAGCCGTACCAATAAAAAGCCGTTAAGTCACTGGATGGAACGTGGTTTGGTGCGTGCTGATGGTTCGTCTTTACTGCAAGCTAATCTGTCTGAATCTAGTCAAGCAGGTTTAATTGCCCCGGCAGGGCAAAACGGCCCAGTATTCTTAGTATTTAAAAATTTTGATGCCATTTATAGTTATAACGCTGCGGAAAGTTATGCCTTGGCGATTGCCCATTTATCCGACCGTTTACAAGGCAAGGGTAATTTTCTGACTGCGTGGCCAACTGAGGATCCAGGAACTTCACGTGCCGAACGTCGTGAAATTCAGCAATTCTTGCTGTCCAAAGACTATGATATTGGTGAAGCGGATGGTTTGATTGGGGATA